In one Microbulbifer pacificus genomic region, the following are encoded:
- a CDS encoding efflux RND transporter permease subunit: MRFNLSEWALNNRPLVLYAMLILGLIGALSYTQLGQSEDPPFTFKVMVVNTLWPGASAEEVSRQITERIEKKLMETGNYERIASFSRPGQSQVMFVARDSMRSSEIPDLWYQVRKKVSDIRHTLPPDIQGPFFNDEFGTTFGNIYALTGPDFDYALMKDYADRLQLALQRVEDVGKVELLGLQDERIWVEISNAKLASLGIPLAAVQSALQAQNQMAEAGFVEAVSDRVRIRVGGQFQSVEEIRRFPIYANGHTIALGDFAQVERGFSDPPQPRVRFMGEDAIGIAVSMKSGGDILQLGERLDAAVSELQKDLPLGLELRKVSDQPAAVKSGVGEFVKVLVEALIIVMLVSFFSLGFRTGLVVALSIPLVLAMTFGLMNYFDIGLHKISLGALVLALGLMVDDAIIAVEMMAIKMEQGFSRLKAAGFAWTSTAFPMLTGTLITAAGFLPIATAQSGTGEYTRSIFQVVTLSLLASWVAAVIFVPYLGNRLLPEHGAQTSHADPYQKPFYQRFRRVLQWCLRYRKTVLALTVLVFVGAIMLFRFVPQQFFPSSARLELMVDLKLNEGASLRATEEEAMRLEKLLAQNPQVENYVAYVGTGSPRFYLPLDQQLPAASFAQFVVLTRNIEEREAVRQWLITTLAEQFPAVRTRISRLENGPPVGYPVQFRVSGEHIPEIRRIAREVAEIVRANDDVANVHLDWEEPSKVVNLDVDQARAREMGVNSAALSQALQGSLSGATVGQYREDNELIAVAVRGEEQERRALAQLGNLAVQTERGESLPLNQVATLDYAFEEGIIWHRDRLPTVTVRADIYGRQQPATVVANIWPQLQYLREKLPPGYLLEIGGSVEESARGQESVNAGMPLFLLVVFTLLMLQLRSFSLSTMVFLTAPLGIIGVTLFLLLFNQPFGFVAMLGTIALAGMIMRNSVILVDQIEQDKLQGLSPWEAIVESTVRRFRPIVLTALTAVLAMIPLSRSDFFGPMAVAIMGGLIVATALTLLFLPALYAAWFRVKEQ, from the coding sequence ATGCGATTCAATCTTTCCGAGTGGGCACTGAATAACCGCCCGCTGGTGCTCTACGCCATGCTCATACTCGGCCTTATCGGCGCCCTGTCGTACACGCAGTTGGGGCAGAGCGAAGATCCCCCCTTCACCTTCAAGGTGATGGTGGTAAATACCCTGTGGCCCGGCGCCAGTGCCGAAGAGGTCTCCCGCCAGATCACCGAGCGGATCGAAAAGAAGCTGATGGAGACCGGTAACTACGAGCGGATTGCCTCCTTCTCACGCCCCGGTCAGTCCCAGGTCATGTTTGTCGCCCGCGACAGTATGCGTTCCAGTGAGATTCCCGATCTCTGGTACCAGGTACGAAAAAAAGTCAGCGATATCCGCCACACATTGCCACCGGATATTCAGGGGCCCTTTTTCAACGACGAGTTCGGTACCACCTTTGGCAATATCTACGCGCTTACTGGCCCGGACTTCGACTACGCGCTGATGAAGGACTACGCCGACCGCCTGCAGCTGGCATTGCAGCGGGTGGAGGATGTGGGCAAGGTGGAATTGCTCGGCCTGCAGGACGAACGTATCTGGGTGGAAATCTCCAACGCCAAGCTCGCCTCACTCGGCATCCCCCTCGCCGCGGTGCAGTCCGCACTGCAGGCCCAGAACCAGATGGCGGAAGCGGGTTTTGTAGAAGCGGTGTCCGACCGCGTGCGCATTCGCGTCGGTGGCCAGTTCCAGAGTGTGGAGGAAATCCGTCGGTTCCCGATATATGCCAATGGCCACACCATCGCGCTGGGAGACTTCGCCCAAGTGGAGCGCGGCTTCAGTGATCCACCCCAGCCGCGGGTACGTTTTATGGGCGAAGATGCCATTGGCATTGCCGTGTCGATGAAATCCGGTGGCGATATTCTGCAATTGGGTGAACGGCTGGATGCCGCGGTCAGCGAATTGCAAAAGGACCTTCCCTTGGGGCTCGAGCTGCGCAAAGTCTCCGACCAGCCGGCGGCAGTGAAAAGCGGCGTGGGCGAATTCGTCAAGGTGCTGGTGGAAGCGCTCATCATTGTGATGCTGGTGAGTTTTTTCTCCCTCGGATTCCGCACCGGCCTGGTTGTCGCCCTGTCAATTCCGCTGGTACTGGCGATGACCTTCGGGCTGATGAACTATTTCGACATCGGCCTGCACAAGATTTCCCTCGGTGCGCTGGTACTGGCGCTGGGACTGATGGTGGACGACGCCATCATTGCCGTGGAAATGATGGCGATCAAAATGGAGCAGGGGTTCTCACGGCTGAAAGCCGCGGGCTTCGCCTGGACCAGCACCGCCTTTCCGATGCTGACCGGCACCCTGATTACCGCTGCGGGCTTTCTGCCCATCGCCACCGCTCAGTCCGGTACCGGTGAATACACCCGTTCGATTTTCCAGGTGGTGACCCTCTCGCTACTGGCGTCCTGGGTGGCCGCGGTGATTTTCGTTCCCTACCTCGGCAACCGACTGTTACCGGAGCATGGAGCGCAAACCAGCCACGCGGACCCCTATCAAAAACCGTTTTACCAGCGCTTCCGCCGTGTTTTGCAGTGGTGCCTGCGCTATCGCAAAACCGTGCTGGCGCTGACGGTGCTGGTATTTGTCGGTGCGATCATGCTGTTCCGCTTTGTACCGCAGCAGTTCTTCCCCTCCTCCGCGCGCCTGGAGTTGATGGTGGACCTCAAACTGAATGAGGGCGCCTCCCTGCGGGCCACGGAAGAGGAAGCCATGCGTCTGGAGAAGCTGCTCGCGCAGAACCCTCAGGTGGAAAACTACGTGGCCTATGTGGGCACCGGCTCGCCGCGCTTTTACCTGCCGCTTGACCAACAGCTGCCCGCGGCGAGTTTCGCCCAGTTTGTGGTGCTGACCCGCAATATCGAGGAGCGCGAGGCGGTACGCCAGTGGCTGATCACAACGCTTGCCGAGCAGTTTCCCGCGGTACGCACGCGTATTTCCCGCCTGGAAAACGGCCCGCCGGTAGGTTACCCGGTGCAATTCCGGGTATCCGGCGAACACATTCCTGAAATACGTCGCATCGCCCGCGAGGTTGCCGAGATTGTGCGTGCAAATGACGACGTGGCCAATGTGCATCTGGACTGGGAGGAGCCCAGCAAGGTGGTAAATCTGGACGTGGACCAGGCGCGTGCACGGGAGATGGGCGTAAACAGCGCGGCACTATCACAGGCTCTGCAGGGCTCGCTCTCCGGAGCCACGGTGGGCCAGTACCGTGAAGACAACGAGCTGATTGCAGTGGCCGTGCGCGGTGAGGAACAGGAGCGCCGGGCACTGGCCCAGCTGGGCAATCTCGCCGTGCAGACCGAACGCGGAGAATCGCTACCGCTGAATCAGGTGGCAACACTGGATTATGCATTTGAGGAGGGCATCATCTGGCATCGCGACCGCCTGCCTACCGTCACAGTGCGCGCGGATATTTACGGCAGGCAACAGCCCGCTACCGTGGTGGCAAATATCTGGCCGCAATTGCAATATCTGCGCGAGAAATTACCGCCGGGGTACCTGCTGGAGATCGGCGGCAGCGTGGAGGAATCGGCGCGCGGGCAGGAATCCGTCAATGCCGGGATGCCGCTGTTCCTGCTGGTGGTGTTTACCCTGCTGATGCTGCAGCTACGCAGTTTCTCTCTGTCCACCATGGTGTTTCTCACAGCACCGCTGGGGATTATCGGGGTCACCCTGTTCCTGCTGCTGTTCAACCAGCCATTCGGATTTGTGGCGATGCTCGGCACCATTGCGCTGGCCGGCATGATCATGCGTAATTCGGTGATTCTGGTGGATCAGATCGAGCAGGATAAACTACAGGGACTCTCTCCCTGGGAAGCCATTGTGGAATCCACCGTGCGACGTTTCCGCCCGATTGTACTAACCGCGCTCACCGCAGTACTGGCGATGATTCCGCTTTCCCGCAGTGACTTTTTCGGGCCTATGGCGGTGGCAATCATGGGAGGGTTGATTGTGGCGACGGCGCTGACACTGCTGTTTTTGCCGGCGCTTTATGCGGCGTGGTTTAGAGTTAAAGAACAGTAG
- a CDS encoding glycerophosphodiester phosphodiesterase — protein sequence MLKRLFTLLLLAVLIFIGWRWLAARPAADLGLQFPEHTSEGFRRPQVIAHADDTGQGLYPGNTPIFLRQMAAMNVDVLEMDAHASADDELVLMHDDTVDRTTEGKGAIRDKTLQELQKLNVAYNWSQDGKTFPYRDNPQRILTVDEVFKTYPGYPMVIELKSPDPDAARTLCRKLMAFNKSNQVIVSSFHQSAIDTLREDCPHVATGAGSDEVKMFALATRLHAFRLLSPRYQALHIPTEYEGISLIDRSSVSQVQDHGVRVDVWTVNDEAEMRRLIELGVDGIMTERPDRLFKVIEEVQLMHEMDE from the coding sequence ATGTTGAAACGACTGTTCACTTTGCTGTTACTTGCGGTGTTGATCTTTATCGGTTGGCGCTGGCTGGCGGCGCGCCCGGCTGCGGATCTGGGGTTGCAGTTTCCGGAGCATACTTCCGAGGGGTTCCGTCGCCCGCAGGTGATCGCCCATGCCGATGACACCGGTCAGGGGCTCTACCCCGGCAATACCCCGATATTCCTGCGGCAGATGGCGGCCATGAATGTGGATGTACTGGAAATGGATGCACATGCCTCCGCCGATGACGAACTGGTGCTGATGCACGACGATACCGTTGACCGCACCACCGAAGGCAAGGGTGCCATCCGCGACAAAACCCTGCAGGAACTGCAAAAACTGAACGTCGCCTATAACTGGAGCCAGGATGGTAAAACCTTTCCCTACCGGGATAATCCGCAGCGTATTCTCACCGTGGACGAAGTATTCAAAACTTATCCCGGCTACCCGATGGTGATTGAACTGAAATCTCCGGACCCGGACGCGGCCCGCACCCTGTGCCGCAAGCTGATGGCTTTCAACAAAAGCAACCAGGTGATCGTATCGAGTTTCCACCAGTCTGCCATCGATACCCTGCGTGAAGACTGCCCTCATGTGGCGACCGGAGCTGGCTCCGATGAGGTCAAGATGTTCGCGCTCGCCACCAGGCTGCACGCCTTCCGACTACTGAGCCCACGCTATCAGGCGCTGCATATTCCCACCGAGTACGAAGGTATCTCCCTTATTGATCGGAGTTCCGTATCCCAGGTTCAGGACCACGGAGTGCGGGTGGATGTGTGGACGGTAAACGATGAAGCGGAAATGCGTCGCTTAATAGAATTGGGTGTGGACGGCATCATGACGGAGAGACCGGATCGCCTGTTCAAGGTGATCGAGGAAGTACAATTGATGCACGAGATGGATGAGTAA